The Candidatus Atribacteria bacterium genomic sequence TGGCACTACAGCAGCAGTTGGTGGAATTTTAATTCCCCAAATGAAAAAATATACTTATAAACCAACGTATTTAGTTACCTTATTATCTTATTCTGGAATTTTAGGAACTTTAATTCCTCCTAGTATCTCTGGATTAGTTTTTGCAATTGTTATAAATTTGCCAGTTTTTACAGTATGGATAACGGTGGGTGGGGTTGGAATTTTATTTACATTAGCATTATTGATTGGCAATTATATTATATCAAAAAAAAGAAATTATGAACCATATAATGATGTCTCGAAAGAATCTTCTGTTAGCTTGCTAAAAAGTTTTATTATTACGTTACCTGCTCTTTTAGTCCCTGTTAGTGTATTAGGATCAATTTATGGAGGAATAGCTACACCAACAGAAGCAGGCGTTATGGGAGTTTTAATGACAATATTATTAGGGATTTTTTATTATAAGACAATTACTTCGATTCAACAAATTACGCAAGCATTATATAAAAGTGCTTGCCAGACAGCAGTAATAATGTTTTTAATTTGTGCATCTTTTACTTTAAGCCATGCCTTGACAAGTACTGGCATTATAAAATTAATGGCTCGCTCCATGTTGCTTATGACGGATAATAAGTACATTCTTCTGTTACTTGTTGAGCTTTTAATTTTATTCTTAGGATGCTTTTTAGACGATGGCCCTATAATGATTTTATTGGGTCCCATTTCTGCAGCAATTTTAATTCCAATAGGAATTCATCCTTTTCATTTGGCAGCGGTTTTTGTGTTTACAGGTGTTTTAGCTATGGTCACTCCACCAGTGGGAATAGTTCTTTATGCTGCCTCTGCTGTTGTTGGTGTTCCCTTTGGTAATGCGGTTAGAGAAATTTGGGCTTTCTTTCTGCCTGCATTAGTAATATTATTGATAATTACTTTTTTCCCTGCAATAGTTTTATTTTTACCAAAGATTTTAGGACTAATTTGATTAAAACTACCTAAATAAGATTAAATAAAAACTATATCATAGAATAAAATATCTTAATTTTATAATTTTGCAATTAAGTTGAATCTTTCATTAAAAGGAGTAGTGTTTATGGTTGATAAAGAAATAAATCAGCAAGTTAATTTAGAAGACGCAAAAGAACAGATTGAAAAAGTTTGCAGAAGATTAGCACTTTTGCACCTTTCTTATGCAAAAACAATTATAAAGGAGTTAGGGAATATAGAAGGTAAAAAATTAGTTTTAAAGGCAATAAAAGATTATGGTACGATAATTGGAAAAAGTGTAAAAGATGCTGTCAATGCACAAGGAAATAACAATATACCTGAGCATTATAGAGAAGATCTACCATTATATGGGATGCATGATGGGATTGAAGAGGTAGATGTTGATGGGGAAAAGAGAAAAAGGGCTTATGGATGTGTCATGGGAAAATTATGGAAAGAACTTGGCGAAGATGAAATCGGACGGCTTTATTGTTATGTAGATCCGGCAAAGTATATGACTTACAATCCCAATTTTGCATTAGTTCACAAAAAATCAATACCTGATGGCAATAAATATTGTGAATTTATAATAAGAGAGACAACTAAACAAGAAAGAGAAGATTTTTTAAATGATGATATGGATTGGTCGTATATTGATAAACAGACGAAGGATTATTAAAAATAATAGATAATCAAATAAAAATGAAGAGGAGATTTTCAATCATATGAGCAAAGAAACAAAAATTCAATTTTTAGGGGGACCGATTTATGAGCAGGAAGATTTAAAGGAGATGGATTCCGAACTTCTTCGTGCATTACTTCGGGAACGCATACATCACAATATTGAAGTCCCGTTCTATTCTCTTATAAAAAAATGGAATGGAGAAGCAAAGCCGAATTTTGGTTTGCAAGCCCAATTGGTATTTGATGTATGGAAAGAGAGGAAACTTACAGAAGATGATGAGGATATTCTATGGGCAAAGGAATACTGTGAGCTTGCTAAAAAAGTTCGTACTGGCGAGAAAATTGAATGGAAAAGATCCCCCCATAAACCTTTTACGAATCAACAATTGGAGATTATAGATAGACTAATTCAGGATCGATGTTCGATACGCGATTGGATGGATAAACCTATACCAGATAACATGATTAACAAAGTGCTTGAAGCGGGTAGAGCAGCACCAATTGGATGTAATCTCGATGAACTTCGATTCATTGTTCTAAAAGATTCGAAGGAAATTGAGATGATTTGGAGCGATATTCATGTTAAAAATGCAGTGGTAATCGTTCTATGTTATGATAAAAGAATTTCACAAGTAGTCGGACAGGATAAACTTGTTCCTCAAAATCCAGGTTATGATGCAGCAGCTGCTGCTGATCATATGCTTCTAATGGCTCATGCCTTGGGTTTGGGAGGAGTCTGGCTCTCTAAGTTAGTAGATTCGGAAAAAACAAAAGATACGGGTAAAGAATTCAAGAAAAAATATGGACTTCCAGAATATATTGAGGTGGCCTTGCATATTGCAATTGGCTGGCCAGCTATAGGTACGATTAAAACAAAAAGAATGCCACTTCAAAATATGATAATTTCACGAGAGAATAAATAGATAAAAATTAAATGAAATCTGATCAAAAAATGTTACAGATTTTTAGTTGATGTAAACTTTAGTGGGGTAGTTAGAGGAAAGATTGCCGAAGGTAAATAAAAAGGTGTAGACTTATCTTAATAAAAAATTTGACAAAATTGTGGAAAGAGGTAAAATATAAGAGAAAAAGTTAATTTAAATGGCTGGTCTTTCTTACTCAAAAGAGATGCTAAAAACAATCTATTAATCCTCTGAAAACAGAGATTGTTTATGAGGGGTCTCTTGTGGTTAAATAATGTTATCGTTAAAGAGGTTGGAATCACTTTCTTGTTTCTACCTCCTATAAGAAACGTTATTGGACTAAAGAGAAATAATAACGAAAAGGAGGTAGGAAGAATGGAAGGTAGTAAATTGTATGTCGGAAATCTTAAGTATGCAGTAACTAACGAACAGTTGAAAGAACTTTTCTCTGCTTATGGTGAAGTAAAGAGTGTTAACATCATCGAAGGAAAAGGCTTTGGATTTGTAGAAATGTCTTCTCCGGAAGAAGCTAAAAAAGCCAAAGATGCTTTAAATAATACCGATTTCGAAGATCGTCCTTTAAAAATTGACGAAGCCCGCCCGCCTAGACCAAGAAGCGAATATCGTAGATATTAATTTAGTTTTTTTTCAATTAATAGAAATGAAAAAATAAGGCCAGCCATTTTAAATGAGTTAAAAATAGAATAATACAGTAGGGG encodes the following:
- a CDS encoding TRAP transporter large permease, with translation MVGILIFLGFLILILIGLPIAFAMILTGILFILLFIGGSATLLTPFNRLAAGFSFPLLAIYFYILLGTVMNETKISDCLVGFFKKIAGKIFKVGISGMIMILSCAATGALTGSAVGTTAAVGGILIPQMKKYTYKPTYLVTLLSYSGILGTLIPPSISGLVFAIVINLPVFTVWITVGGVGILFTLALLIGNYIISKKRNYEPYNDVSKESSVSLLKSFIITLPALLVPVSVLGSIYGGIATPTEAGVMGVLMTILLGIFYYKTITSIQQITQALYKSACQTAVIMFLICASFTLSHALTSTGIIKLMARSMLLMTDNKYILLLLVELLILFLGCFLDDGPIMILLGPISAAILIPIGIHPFHLAAVFVFTGVLAMVTPPVGIVLYAASAVVGVPFGNAVREIWAFFLPALVILLIITFFPAIVLFLPKILGLI
- a CDS encoding RNA-binding protein, whose product is MEGSKLYVGNLKYAVTNEQLKELFSAYGEVKSVNIIEGKGFGFVEMSSPEEAKKAKDALNNTDFEDRPLKIDEARPPRPRSEYRRY